In Primulina huaijiensis isolate GDHJ02 chromosome 4, ASM1229523v2, whole genome shotgun sequence, a genomic segment contains:
- the LOC140974749 gene encoding 2-phytyl-1,4-beta-naphthoquinone methyltransferase, chloroplastic yields MATLQFNLSSITWPRHRQLSRSNLRPVQCAAERQELFNRIAPVYDNLNDLLSLGLHRIWKRMAVSWSGAKEGDTVLDVCCGSGDLAFLLSEKVGIKGKVIALDFSKEQLQVAESRQRERLKACYKNIEWVEGNAVDLPFSDSTFDAATIGYGLRNIIDRRKGLMEISRVLKPGSKVSVLDFNKSTHPFTTLIQEWLLDNVVVPVASGYYLASEYQYLKNSIREYLTGDELEKLALESGFSAAKYFEINFGLMGNLVTTR; encoded by the exons ATGGCTACTCTTCAGTTCAATCTTTCCTCTATTACTTGGCCGCGGCATAGACAGCTATCCCGGTCCAATCTCCGACCGGTTCAGTGCGCGGCCGAACGCCAGGAGCTTTTTAACCGTATTGCGCCTGTGTATGACAAC TTGAACGATTTGTTGAGTTTGGGGCTTCACAGAATATGGAAGAGGATGGCTGTTTCTTGGAGCGG AGCAAAAGAAGGAGACACTGTGTTGGATGTGTGTTGTGGAAGTGGGGATTTGGCTTTTCTGTTGTCTGAGAAAGTTGGAATTAAGGGAAAG GTGATTGCTCTTGATTTCTCAAAAGAGCAATTACAGGTTGCTGAATCTCGCCAGCGGGAGAGATTGAAGGCCTGCTACAAGAACATTGA GTGGGTCGAAGGAAATGCAGTGGATCTACCCTTCTCAGACTCGACTTTTGATGCTGCTACAATTGGTTATGGATTAAGAAATATAATAGATAGGCGTAAAGGTCTGATGGAGATTAGCCGTGTTTTAAAACCTGGTTCAAAAGTATCTGTTCTCGACTTCAACAAAAGCACTCATCCATTTACCACTTTAATTCAG GAATGGCTTCTTGATAATGTAGTGGTTCCTGTTGCAAGCGGATATTACCTTGCAAGTGAATATCAATACTTAAAGAACTCAATTAGAGAGTATTTGACAG GAGACGAATTAGAGAAGCTTGCTTTGGAATCGGGCTTTTCAGCTGCGAAATATTTTGAGATTAATTTCGGACTGATGGGAAATTTGGTAACCACACGATAG